A single region of the Lysinibacillus sp. B2A1 genome encodes:
- a CDS encoding DUF456 domain-containing protein, translated as MEIVGWIVVIACFIISFIGLVYPIIPGVIFLLGGFIVYGLFFSFTDLSWLFWTIEILFVVLLFGADTVANAFGIKKFGGTNAGMWGSTIGLLIGPFVIPVAGILVGPFLGAVIAELLVERRPFGESVKSGVGSLVGFLTSTVAKAVIQIVMIIVFFIAI; from the coding sequence ATGGAAATTGTTGGCTGGATTGTAGTGATTGCCTGCTTTATCATTTCATTTATTGGTTTGGTGTACCCCATCATTCCAGGAGTTATTTTTTTACTTGGTGGCTTTATAGTATATGGGTTATTTTTCTCGTTTACTGATTTAAGTTGGTTGTTCTGGACAATCGAAATATTATTTGTTGTGCTGTTATTTGGTGCAGATACTGTAGCAAACGCTTTTGGAATTAAAAAATTCGGTGGTACAAATGCTGGTATGTGGGGCAGTACCATTGGTTTATTAATTGGACCGTTCGTTATCCCTGTTGCGGGAATACTAGTAGGACCATTTTTAGGAGCAGTAATTGCTGAGTTACTTGTGGAACGTCGACCATTTGGTGAGTCCGTTAAAAGTGGTGTTGGTTCACTTGTAGGCTTTTTAACTTCGACGGTAGCAAAGGCGGTTATCCAAATTGTCATGATTATTGTGTTCTTTATCGCTATCTAA